A single region of the Deltaproteobacteria bacterium genome encodes:
- a CDS encoding DUF1285 domain-containing protein, with the protein MGGHHRRVVRPRSADAAIDRPNDRAAWVERLRQTGIRIDREGRLWHEGEEIRHEGLRRALLRWLDRLDDGRRVLRLDAERYAYVDVEDADLIATSARWEGDRAWIRTNDGAEEELDYGTLRVGAGDALYCAVRGGRLVARIATPAYYALAQRIEETPHGFALRANGRLYPLADGTGSSQ; encoded by the coding sequence ATGGGTGGCCATCACCGGCGCGTGGTACGACCGCGCAGCGCTGACGCCGCGATCGACCGGCCGAACGATCGCGCAGCGTGGGTCGAGCGGTTGCGCCAGACGGGTATTCGGATCGACCGCGAGGGGCGGCTGTGGCACGAGGGGGAGGAGATCCGGCACGAGGGGCTGCGACGGGCGTTGCTCCGGTGGCTCGACCGCCTCGACGACGGCCGGCGCGTGCTCCGGCTCGACGCCGAGCGGTACGCGTACGTCGATGTCGAAGACGCCGATCTGATCGCCACGTCTGCCCGCTGGGAGGGCGACCGCGCGTGGATTCGCACGAACGACGGCGCCGAGGAGGAACTCGACTACGGGACGCTTCGGGTCGGGGCCGGCGATGCGCTGTACTGTGCGGTGCGCGGCGGCCGGCTGGTCGCGCGCATTGCGACTCCAGCCTACTATGCGCTCGCTCAGCGGATCGAGGAGACCCCGCACGGGTTCGCGCTCCGCGCCAACGGTCGGCTCTACCCACTTGCGGATGGCACGGGGTCGTCACAATGA